The following proteins come from a genomic window of Cronobacter muytjensii ATCC 51329:
- a CDS encoding APC family permease: protein MSLNATPKTSRVELRKTLTLIPVVMMGLAYMQPMTLFDTFGIVSGLTDGHVPTAYAFALVAILFTALSYGKLVRRFPSAGSAYTYAQKAINPTVGFMVGWSSLLDYLFAPMINILLAKIYFEALVPEIPSWIFVVLLVAFMTVFNMRTLKGVANFNTIIVVLQVILIAVILGMVIYGVSHGEGAGTLASSRPFWSENAHVIPMITGATILCFSFTGFDGISNLSEETKDAGRVIPRAIFLTALIGGLIFIFSTYFIQLYFPDISRFKEPDASQPEIMLYVAGKAFQVGALIFSTITVLASGMAAHAGVARLMYVMGRDGVFPNRFFGYVHPKWRTPALNVVLVGAIALMAINFDLVMATALINFGALVAFTFVNLSVISQFWIREGRNKTLKDHFTYLLLPVCGALTVGALWLNLEESSMVLGLIWAGIGVVYLACVTRSFRNPVPQYREDIA from the coding sequence ATGTCGCTTAATGCAACTCCAAAAACCTCTCGCGTGGAATTACGTAAAACGCTTACGTTGATTCCGGTTGTCATGATGGGCCTTGCCTATATGCAGCCTATGACGCTGTTCGATACATTCGGTATTGTATCTGGCCTGACGGATGGCCATGTGCCGACCGCCTACGCCTTCGCGCTGGTCGCCATCCTCTTTACCGCGCTGAGCTACGGTAAACTGGTGCGCCGCTTCCCGTCGGCCGGCTCCGCTTATACATACGCTCAGAAAGCGATTAACCCGACCGTGGGCTTCATGGTGGGCTGGTCGTCGCTGCTCGATTACCTGTTCGCGCCGATGATCAACATCCTGCTGGCGAAAATTTACTTTGAAGCGCTGGTGCCGGAGATCCCGTCGTGGATTTTCGTGGTGCTGCTGGTCGCGTTCATGACCGTTTTCAACATGCGTACCCTTAAAGGCGTGGCGAACTTCAACACCATTATCGTGGTGCTGCAGGTTATCCTGATCGCCGTGATTCTGGGCATGGTGATTTACGGCGTGTCTCACGGCGAAGGCGCCGGTACGCTGGCAAGCTCCCGTCCGTTCTGGTCTGAGAATGCGCACGTCATCCCGATGATCACCGGGGCGACCATTCTGTGCTTCTCGTTTACCGGCTTTGACGGCATCAGCAACCTGTCGGAAGAAACCAAAGACGCTGGTCGCGTTATCCCGCGCGCTATCTTCCTGACCGCGCTGATTGGCGGCCTGATCTTTATTTTCTCGACCTATTTTATCCAGCTCTACTTCCCGGATATCTCGCGCTTTAAAGAGCCGGATGCGTCTCAGCCGGAAATCATGCTGTATGTCGCGGGCAAAGCCTTCCAGGTGGGCGCGCTGATTTTCTCCACCATTACCGTGCTGGCTTCCGGTATGGCGGCGCATGCAGGCGTGGCGCGTCTGATGTATGTGATGGGCCGTGACGGCGTGTTCCCGAACCGCTTCTTTGGCTACGTGCATCCGAAATGGCGCACCCCGGCGCTGAACGTGGTGCTGGTTGGCGCGATTGCGCTGATGGCGATTAACTTCGACCTGGTGATGGCGACCGCGCTGATTAACTTCGGTGCGCTGGTGGCGTTCACCTTCGTGAACCTGTCTGTGATTTCGCAGTTCTGGATCCGCGAAGGCCGCAACAAGACGCTGAAAGACCACTTCACCTACCTGCTGCTGCCGGTGTGCGGCGCACTGACCGTCGGCGCGCTGTGGCTGAACCTGGAAGAAAGCTCCATGGTGCTGGGCCTGATCTGGGCGGGTATCGGTGTGGTTTATCTGGCGTGCGTAACCCGCAGCTTCCGTAACCCGGTTCCGCAGTACCGCGAAGACATCGCGTAA
- the gabT gene encoding 4-aminobutyrate--2-oxoglutarate transaminase: MQSNQQWQERRERAVPQGVGNALPVYVARAKNAEIWDVEGRRYIDFASGIAVLNTGHNHPAVMDAVKAQLDNFTHPCFQVTPYGNYVELAERLNTLAPISEPCQTLFLSTGAEAVENAIKVARIATGRSAVIAFRGAFHGRTLLGMALTGKVQPYKKGYGPFPAGIYHAPYPAAYLGVSDTQALASLAGIFAADVAPDEVAAIIIEPVQGEGGFYAASAEFMRQLRALCDKHGIVLIVDEIQSGFCRTGKTFAIEHAGVEPDLITMAKSLAGGFPLSALVGKKALFDKALPGGLGGTYAGSPVSIAAALAVTDIIARERLNERAVAQGELLTDRLREFAEIYDFIGDVRGVGAMVAMELVHERDSQRPDKELTQQLVQEAGRQGLILLTCGVRANVIRFLIPLTAEKEIVTEGLNILSSCLKVVQNTRPAK, encoded by the coding sequence ATGCAAAGCAATCAGCAGTGGCAGGAGAGGCGTGAGCGCGCGGTGCCGCAGGGCGTGGGCAACGCATTGCCGGTGTATGTGGCGCGGGCGAAAAATGCGGAGATCTGGGATGTCGAGGGGCGGCGCTATATCGATTTCGCCTCGGGGATTGCGGTGCTCAACACCGGGCATAACCACCCGGCGGTCATGGACGCGGTGAAAGCGCAGCTCGATAACTTCACGCATCCCTGTTTTCAGGTGACGCCTTACGGCAATTACGTTGAGCTTGCGGAGCGGCTGAATACGCTTGCGCCCATCAGCGAGCCCTGCCAGACGCTGTTTCTCTCGACCGGCGCCGAGGCGGTGGAAAACGCTATCAAGGTCGCGCGTATCGCGACCGGCCGCTCGGCGGTCATTGCCTTTCGTGGCGCGTTTCATGGCCGCACGCTGCTTGGCATGGCGCTCACCGGTAAAGTGCAGCCGTATAAAAAGGGTTATGGCCCGTTCCCGGCGGGTATCTATCACGCGCCGTATCCGGCGGCCTACCTGGGCGTAAGCGACACCCAGGCGCTGGCGTCGCTCGCCGGGATTTTCGCCGCCGACGTCGCGCCGGACGAAGTCGCTGCCATTATTATCGAGCCGGTACAGGGCGAGGGCGGGTTTTACGCCGCGTCGGCGGAATTCATGCGACAGCTGCGCGCGTTGTGCGATAAGCACGGCATTGTGCTGATTGTCGATGAGATCCAGAGTGGTTTTTGCCGCACCGGCAAAACTTTCGCCATCGAACACGCAGGCGTTGAACCGGATCTCATTACCATGGCGAAAAGCCTGGCGGGCGGTTTTCCGCTCTCGGCGCTGGTGGGCAAAAAGGCGCTGTTCGATAAAGCGCTGCCGGGCGGGCTTGGGGGCACCTACGCCGGTTCGCCGGTCAGCATCGCCGCCGCGCTGGCGGTGACCGATATTATCGCGCGGGAACGGCTGAACGAGCGGGCAGTGGCGCAGGGCGAACTGCTGACTGACCGCCTGCGTGAGTTTGCCGAAATTTATGATTTTATCGGCGACGTGCGCGGCGTTGGCGCGATGGTGGCGATGGAGCTGGTGCATGAGCGCGACAGCCAGCGTCCTGACAAAGAGTTAACCCAGCAACTGGTGCAGGAGGCGGGGCGTCAGGGGCTGATTTTACTGACCTGCGGCGTACGGGCGAACGTCATCCGTTTTCTTATCCCGCTCACCGCGGAGAAAGAAATTGTGACAGAAGGTCTCAACATCTTGTCATCGTGCCTTAAAGTGGTGCAAAATACGCGCCCTGCAAAATGA
- the sbcB gene encoding exodeoxyribonuclease I, whose translation MSDSAAQPTFLFHDYETFGKSPSLDRPAQFAALRTDENFNVLGEPDVFYCKPADDYLPQPEAVLITGITPQVARARGENEAEFARRIHALFTVPKTCVVGYNNVRFDDEVTRNIFYRNFYDPYAWSWQHDNSRWDLLDVMRACYALRPEGIVWPENSDGLPSFRLEHLTVANGIEHANAHDAMADVHATIAMAQLVKTRQPRMFDYLYTYRSKQKLATLIDIVQIKPLVHVSGMFGAWRGNTSWIAPLAWHPDNRNAVIVVDLAGNISPLLELDADALRERLYTPKAALGDDSAVPVKLVHLNKCPVLAQANTLRPEDAERLGIDRQHCLNNLKVLRDSPQVREKLVALFAEAPPFPPTSNVDAQLYDGFFSDADRAAMRIVLQTPPQNLPALDITFVDKRIEKLLFNYRARNFPGTLSEPEQQRWLNHRRDVFSPEFLQAYAQELEMLYNQYESDKEKTALLKALYQYAQEIVG comes from the coding sequence GTGTCTGATTCTGCCGCGCAACCGACTTTTCTGTTCCACGACTACGAGACCTTCGGCAAAAGCCCCTCGCTCGACCGCCCGGCGCAGTTCGCCGCTCTGCGCACCGATGAGAATTTTAACGTTCTCGGCGAGCCGGACGTCTTCTATTGCAAACCTGCCGACGATTACCTTCCACAGCCGGAAGCCGTGCTGATAACTGGCATTACGCCGCAGGTCGCCCGCGCGCGCGGCGAGAACGAAGCCGAGTTCGCAAGACGCATCCATGCGCTGTTCACCGTGCCGAAAACCTGCGTGGTGGGCTATAACAACGTGCGCTTCGACGACGAAGTGACACGCAATATTTTCTACCGCAACTTTTACGACCCTTACGCGTGGAGCTGGCAGCACGACAACTCGCGCTGGGATCTGCTGGATGTGATGCGCGCCTGCTATGCGCTGCGCCCGGAAGGGATTGTCTGGCCAGAGAACAGTGACGGCCTGCCGAGTTTCCGGCTCGAACACCTGACGGTCGCTAACGGTATCGAGCACGCCAACGCGCACGACGCGATGGCGGATGTCCACGCCACCATCGCGATGGCGCAGCTGGTGAAAACCCGTCAGCCGCGGATGTTCGATTATCTCTACACCTATCGCAGCAAGCAGAAGCTGGCGACGCTGATTGATATCGTCCAGATAAAGCCGCTGGTACATGTCTCCGGCATGTTTGGCGCCTGGCGCGGCAATACGAGCTGGATAGCGCCGCTCGCGTGGCACCCGGACAACCGCAATGCGGTGATTGTGGTGGATCTGGCAGGGAATATCAGCCCGCTGCTGGAGCTGGACGCCGATGCCCTGCGCGAACGGCTGTATACGCCGAAAGCCGCGCTCGGCGACGACAGCGCGGTGCCGGTGAAGCTGGTGCATCTCAATAAGTGTCCGGTGCTGGCGCAGGCCAATACGCTGCGCCCGGAAGACGCCGAGCGCCTGGGGATCGACCGTCAGCATTGCCTGAATAATCTGAAGGTGCTGCGCGATTCGCCGCAGGTGCGTGAGAAACTGGTGGCGCTGTTTGCCGAGGCGCCCCCCTTCCCGCCCACCAGCAATGTGGATGCGCAGCTCTACGACGGCTTTTTCAGCGATGCCGATCGCGCCGCGATGCGCATTGTGTTGCAGACACCGCCGCAAAACCTCCCGGCGCTGGATATCACGTTCGTGGATAAGCGCATCGAGAAGTTGTTGTTTAACTACCGGGCGCGCAATTTTCCCGGCACGCTCAGCGAGCCGGAACAGCAACGCTGGCTTAACCACCGTCGTGATGTGTTTTCACCGGAATTCCTGCAGGCTTACGCGCAGGAGTTAGAGATGCTCTACAACCAGTATGAAAGCGATAAAGAAAAAACGGCGCTGCTAAAAGCGCTGTATCAGTACGCGCAGGAGATTGTCGGGTAA